The proteins below come from a single Leopardus geoffroyi isolate Oge1 chromosome D3, O.geoffroyi_Oge1_pat1.0, whole genome shotgun sequence genomic window:
- the LOC123587718 gene encoding non-histone chromosomal protein HMG-14-like, whose product MPKRKVSSAKGAAKKEPKRRSAKPALAKVETKPKKAAGKEKSSDKRVQTKGKRGAKGKQAEVANQETKDLPAENGETKNEESPASDEVGEKEAKSD is encoded by the coding sequence ATGCCCAAGAGGAAGGTCAGCTCCGCCAAGGGGGCGGCGAAGAAGGAGCCCAAGAGGAGGTCAGCTAAACCCGCTCTTGCAAAAGTGGAAACGAAGCCAAAAAAGGCGGCGGGAAAGGAGAAATCTTCAGACAAAAGAGTGcaaacaaaggggaaaaggggagCAAAGGGAAAACAGGCTGAAGTGGctaaccaagaaacaaaagactTACCTGCAGAAAATGGAGAAACTAAAAACGAGGAGAGTCCAGCCTCTGATGAagtaggagagaaagaagccaagtCTGATTAG